A stretch of Chloracidobacterium validum DNA encodes these proteins:
- a CDS encoding tetratricopeptide repeat protein — protein MRIITLLGMLSWLGVASPFIASAVGPQAPASAADAVAAYNQGNQALSAGKYEEAIQFYTQAIERKADFPEAHNWRGFAYRALGRREEARQDFNRAIQLRPNYAKAYENRALTLYEIGEYAAAIKDYDEVLKLDPKTTTLFGYRGLCYFALDQYDNAIRDFDAAIKASPREALWLVCRGNAYKAKKDTQRALSDFEQALLLEPNNVRARTARGILLYGQGQYERAIADFDVVLRVEASNQDILAYRGQAHLELKRFDRAIKDFDELVRLDPSGARGYVGRGFGRYQVKDYALAKADFDRAIELDPNTGKVFCYRAMTHRELSQPAAADADFKQCFALDVGQKAVYGKAAEDVASQISPPPAPPSEAPAGNPPTTGRQEPSEDVARRGGRPRRVPVDAPPDEDTDPVPSNPRRPNPSPPRRPIPDDPVPDDADSVPVGGPSAGRAPSNVVSSIGNPQALTFLRAIRDGDDLRVRQMLQRGMSPNVVAANGMTALMVAADSGYGRIVQALLQAQADTNATDSQGRTALMYAARTGNIECVTALISRAGGGIDAQDEEGMTALMHAADRGNRAATRALLARRPNVNLRNRAGMSAYTLAVRSGDIEIINAIRAAGGR, from the coding sequence ATGCGAATCATCACACTGCTGGGTATGTTGAGTTGGCTTGGCGTGGCAAGCCCGTTCATCGCCTCTGCCGTCGGACCGCAAGCCCCGGCCAGCGCGGCCGACGCCGTCGCTGCCTACAACCAGGGCAACCAGGCGCTTTCGGCCGGAAAGTACGAAGAGGCCATTCAGTTCTACACCCAGGCTATCGAGCGGAAAGCGGATTTTCCCGAAGCGCATAACTGGCGTGGCTTTGCCTACCGTGCCCTTGGACGCCGCGAAGAAGCTCGCCAGGATTTCAACCGAGCCATTCAGCTCCGCCCAAACTACGCCAAAGCTTATGAAAACCGCGCGTTGACGCTCTATGAGATAGGGGAGTACGCGGCGGCCATCAAGGACTACGATGAAGTACTCAAGCTGGACCCCAAGACGACGACACTGTTCGGCTACCGTGGTTTGTGCTACTTCGCGCTGGATCAGTATGACAACGCCATCCGTGACTTCGATGCCGCCATCAAAGCCAGCCCCCGCGAAGCCCTGTGGCTGGTCTGTCGCGGCAATGCCTACAAAGCCAAAAAAGACACCCAGCGCGCGCTCTCTGATTTTGAACAGGCGTTACTGCTGGAACCAAACAATGTCCGCGCCCGGACGGCGCGGGGCATTTTGCTCTATGGGCAAGGGCAGTATGAGCGCGCCATTGCCGATTTTGACGTTGTGTTGCGCGTCGAAGCCAGCAACCAGGACATTCTAGCCTATCGCGGTCAAGCCCATCTCGAACTCAAACGTTTCGACCGGGCAATAAAAGACTTTGACGAGCTGGTGCGACTTGACCCAAGCGGTGCGCGGGGTTACGTCGGACGTGGCTTTGGGCGTTATCAGGTCAAAGACTATGCCTTGGCCAAAGCTGACTTCGACCGCGCCATCGAACTCGACCCCAACACCGGGAAAGTCTTTTGTTACCGCGCCATGACACATCGGGAGCTGTCGCAACCGGCGGCGGCCGATGCCGATTTCAAACAGTGTTTTGCGCTCGACGTTGGGCAAAAGGCCGTGTACGGCAAAGCGGCCGAAGACGTGGCTTCTCAAATCAGCCCGCCGCCCGCTCCACCCAGCGAGGCCCCGGCCGGTAATCCACCGACCACCGGCCGTCAGGAACCGTCGGAGGACGTTGCCAGGCGAGGCGGGCGACCGCGTCGCGTGCCGGTTGACGCTCCTCCCGATGAGGATACCGACCCAGTGCCGAGTAACCCGCGGCGTCCCAACCCGAGTCCACCCCGCCGCCCCATTCCGGATGATCCGGTACCCGATGATGCCGATTCGGTTCCGGTGGGTGGTCCATCTGCCGGACGCGCGCCATCCAATGTCGTATCGAGTATCGGCAATCCACAAGCCCTGACCTTTTTGCGGGCCATTCGCGATGGCGATGACCTGCGCGTGCGGCAGATGCTCCAACGCGGGATGTCACCCAATGTTGTCGCTGCAAACGGCATGACGGCGCTGATGGTGGCGGCCGACAGTGGCTACGGGCGGATCGTGCAAGCTCTATTACAGGCGCAAGCTGACACGAACGCCACCGACAGCCAGGGACGAACGGCGCTGATGTATGCCGCGCGAACCGGCAACATCGAGTGTGTCACGGCGCTGATTAGCCGTGCCGGTGGCGGTATTGACGCACAGGATGAGGAAGGGATGACCGCGCTCATGCACGCTGCTGACCGCGGCAATCGGGCGGCCACGCGGGCGCTTTTGGCGCGCCGGCCCAATGTGAACCTACGCAATCGGGCCGGAATGTCGGCCTACACGTTGGCCGTACGGAGTGGCGACATCGAGATTATCAACGCCATCCGCGCTGCCGGCGGCCGCTAG